The Deltaproteobacteria bacterium genomic interval CCGCGGCCTCGAGCGCCGCCGTGCCCGAGCCGGTGATGAGGACGGCGGTGAAGCCGCCCGCCGGCGCGAAGGCGCGCACGAGACGCGACCGGATCGACGCCTGGAGGTCGCCGTACTCGGGCTCGCGGTGGCAGAGGTCGCCGCGCGCGAGCGCCGCGGTGACGCGCGGCGAGACGTTCACCGGGCCGGGATTCAGGAGGATCATCGCCCGGCGCCGAGCCCTCGCCTCAAGCGAGCGGTCATGGCCTCCGGCGCGTGCGGGATGCGTGGCGCAGGCGGCCCCGGCGGCCCGAGCGCGATGCGCACGAGGAGGAAGGCCGGCCCCTCGCGCGCGAGGAAGGCGGGCGCCGCGGCGGCGAGCGCCGCGCGCGTCTCCACCCGGCCGACGAAGCGGTAGCCCGCCGCTCGCGCCAGCTCATCGAGCGGCACGCGGTCGGAGACGGTCGGCTGGGCCCCGGTCGAGGCGTGCGCGCCGTTGTCGAAGCAGACGTGGAGCAGGTTCGCGGGCCGCGCGGCGGCGATGGTGGCGAGCGTGCCGAGGTTCATGAGCACGTTGCCGTCGCCGTCGAGGACGAGCACCCGCCGGCGCGGCTGGGCGAGGGCGACGCCGAGCCCGATCGAGGAGGCGAGGCCCATCGAGCCGATCATGTAGAAGCACTCCTCGCGGTCGCGCGCCGCGCAGCCGGCGCGGCCGATGTAGCCGTTGGCATGGATGCAGACGGTGCCGTCGGGGACGGCGGGAGTGAGGACGGCGAGGGCGTCCGCGAGGGTCATTCGAAGATGCCCGGCCGGACGACGAGCGCGACGGGCCGTCGCGTCTCGCGGATGCGCGCCGCGGCCCAGTCGACGTCTGCCACCATCGCCTCCACCAGCGGAGCGCGGAACGGGACACCGAAAAGCTCGAGCACGCGCGGTAGCACCTCGCCCATCACGAGGTGCTCGGGCGCGTCCTCGCCCTGGTAGCCCCTCCAGGTGACGAGCAGGAGCGCGGGGATGCGGTAGAGAAAGTGGAGCGAGCCGAGTGCGTTGAGCGACACGCCCAGCCCCGAGTTCTGCATGATGACGACCGGCATCCGCCCGGCGAGATAGGCGCCGGCCGCGACCCCGAGCGCCGCGTCCTCGCGCGTCTCGCCGAGGTAAAGCCCCCGGCGCTCGAGCTCGGCGAGCAGCGTCTTCACGAGCGAGCAGGGGACGCCCACGAAGAAGTCGAAGCCGGCACAGAGGAGGCCGTCGACGAAGCGGTCGGCGGGGACGCTGCCGCTCATGGAAGGCGCATCCTCACGACCGCGCCCACCGGATCTCCATCTCCTCCCGCTCGCCGAGGGCCTTGCGCAGCAGGGCGAGGAGGGCGGGGTCCGCGCCGGCCTCCTCGAAGGCGTCGAGCGTCGGCTCGTTGATGTAGTAGTCCTGGTCCTCGGGCGACTCCTCTTCGAGCTGGTCGGCCAGGAACTGGAGCTGCTCCTCGGTGATGGCACCGAGCGGGGCGCCCGTATCCTTGTCGTAGAGCTGGATCATCGGCCCTCCTGGTAGGTCTTCGCCACGACGGAGCGCTATAGCAGGTCCGTCCCGAGGCCCGCGAGGCGCGTCAGCTCGCCGCCGGGCCACCCGCCCGGGCGCTCGTAGCTCGGACACCACCGGTGGGACTCGCTAGCGCGCCACCTCGGCGCACGCGCGGTGGTAGTCCTCGATCGTGTCGATCTCCATCCAGCCCTTGTGGATGTCGACCGACGCGACCGGGCGGCCGCGGTCGATCAGCGCCTGGAGGATGTGGGTCACGCTCGCGCGCTCGAGCCCCTCGGCACCGCGGGCGGCCAGCTCGCGGTGGACGGCGCACAGCGCCGCGGCGCCGGCGGCGGAGAACATCGCCATGCCGATGAACTCGCCGTGCGCGTCCTCGGACGCGACTTCGGGGCCGATGCGGAGCACGCGGCTCCCGCCCTCGGGCCCGACGAAGCGGCGGCCGTTGGGCGGCGTCTCGGTCACGACCAGGTCGAGCGGACCGGTCGGGAGCCCCAGCCCCGCGCGATAGGTGTCGTGGAAGGAGCGATCGACCACCACCGCCACATCGGCCCTCGTCTGGAGCAGCTTGACCAGAATGGCGGGGTCGAAGAGGATGTCGCCGTAGAGGAGGACGAACGGGCCGTCCAGCTCGCGTTCGGCGCCGAAC includes:
- a CDS encoding sulfopyruvate decarboxylase subunit beta, whose amino-acid sequence is MTLADALAVLTPAVPDGTVCIHANGYIGRAGCAARDREECFYMIGSMGLASSIGLGVALAQPRRRVLVLDGDGNVLMNLGTLATIAAARPANLLHVCFDNGAHASTGAQPTVSDRVPLDELARAAGYRFVGRVETRAALAAAAPAFLAREGPAFLLVRIALGPPGPPAPRIPHAPEAMTARLRRGLGAGR
- a CDS encoding sulfopyruvate decarboxylase subunit alpha, whose amino-acid sequence is MSGSVPADRFVDGLLCAGFDFFVGVPCSLVKTLLAELERRGLYLGETREDAALGVAAGAYLAGRMPVVIMQNSGLGVSLNALGSLHFLYRIPALLLVTWRGYQGEDAPEHLVMGEVLPRVLELFGVPFRAPLVEAMVADVDWAAARIRETRRPVALVVRPGIFE
- a CDS encoding galactosyldiacylglycerol synthase, producing the protein MIQLYDKDTGAPLGAITEEQLQFLADQLEEESPEDQDYYINEPTLDAFEEAGADPALLALLRKALGEREEMEIRWARS